One Dreissena polymorpha isolate Duluth1 chromosome 9, UMN_Dpol_1.0, whole genome shotgun sequence genomic window carries:
- the LOC127843639 gene encoding mediator of RNA polymerase II transcription subunit 10-like — protein MADRFEALEEQLERFIENARQLGIIVSDFQPQGQNALNSKLQTMVQGMQEIDKLKTHMQDIHVPLDVFEYIDQGKNPNLYTKHCLEKALGKNEQIKGKIDAFKRFKAMLILELTDVFPKEMANYRALRGDDRPT, from the exons ATGGCTGATAGATTTGAAGCTTTAGAAGAACAGTTAGAACGATTCATTGAGAATGCAAGGCAGCTAGGCATTATTGTCAGCGATTTCCAGCCACAGGGCCAAAATGCTTTAAATTCAAAATT ACAGACGATGGTTCAAGGAATGCAggaaattgacaaattaaagaCTCACATGCAAGACATTCATGTTCCATTGGACGTGTTTGA GTACATAGATCAAGGCAAAAACCCAAATTTATACACTAAACATTGTTTGGAGAAAGCTCTGGGCAAAAATGAACAGATAAAAGGGAAAATAGATGCTTTTAAG AGGTTTAAAGCCATGCTGATACTGGAACTGACCGATGTGTTCCCAAAGGAGATGGCAAACTACAGAGCTTTGAGAGGCGATGACAGACCAACGTGA